The Streptomyces sp. NBC_01197 genome window below encodes:
- a CDS encoding electron transfer flavoprotein subunit beta/FixA family protein — translation MSLRIVVCVKYVPDATGDRHFADDLTLDREDVDGLLSELDEYAVEQALQIADGADDAEITVLTVGPEDAKDALRKALSMGADKAVHVEDDALHGSDVMGTSLVLAKAIEKTGYDLVVCGMASTDGTMGVLPALLAERLGVPQVTLLSEVSVDGTTVRGRRDGDAASEQLEASLPAVVSVTDQSGEARYPSFKGIMAAKKKPVEALDLEDLGLEAATVGLEGAWTRVDSAAQRPARTAGTIVKDEGEGGKQLAEFLAGQKFI, via the coding sequence GTGAGCTTGAGGATCGTTGTCTGTGTGAAGTACGTGCCCGATGCCACTGGTGACCGGCATTTCGCCGATGACCTGACGCTGGACCGTGAGGATGTCGACGGGCTGCTGTCGGAGCTCGACGAGTACGCGGTGGAGCAGGCGCTCCAGATCGCGGACGGGGCTGACGACGCGGAGATCACTGTGCTGACGGTTGGTCCTGAGGATGCGAAGGACGCGTTGCGCAAGGCGTTGTCGATGGGTGCGGACAAGGCGGTTCATGTCGAGGACGATGCTCTGCACGGCAGTGATGTGATGGGTACGTCGCTGGTGCTCGCGAAGGCGATCGAGAAGACCGGGTATGACCTGGTGGTCTGCGGTATGGCGTCGACGGACGGCACGATGGGTGTGCTCCCGGCGCTGCTGGCGGAGCGGCTGGGTGTTCCGCAGGTGACGCTGTTGTCGGAGGTGTCGGTCGATGGCACGACGGTCAGGGGCCGCCGTGACGGCGACGCTGCGAGTGAGCAGTTGGAGGCTTCGCTGCCGGCGGTGGTGTCGGTGACGGACCAGTCGGGTGAGGCGCGTTACCCGTCGTTCAAGGGCATCATGGCCGCGAAGAAGAAGCCGGTGGAGGCCCTGGACCTGGAGGACCTGGGCCTCGAAGCGGCCACCGTCGGTCTGGAGGGCGCGTGGACCAGGGTCGACTCCGCGGCTCAGCGTCCGGCCCGCACCGCCGGCACGATCGTCAAGGACGAGGGTGAGGGCGGCAAGCAGCTCGCAGAGTTCCTCGCGGGCCAGAAGTTCATCTGA
- a CDS encoding electron transfer flavoprotein subunit alpha/FixB family protein — protein MAEVLVYVDHLDGVVRKPTLELLTLARRIGDPVAVALGAGAADTAAALAEHGAVKVLTADAPEFADYLVVPKVDALQAAYGAVSPVAVLVPSSAEGKEIAARLAVRIGSGIITDATDLEAGEEGPVATQSAFAASFTTKSRVSRGTPVITVKPNSAPVEASPAAGTVEALPVSFGESATGTKVVSRTARESTGRPELTEAAIVVSGGRGVNGAENFHIIEALADSLGAAVGASRAAVDAGWYPHSNQVGQTGKSVSPQLYIANGISGAIQHRAGMQTSKTIVAVNKDAEAPIFDLVDYGIVGDLFQVVPQLTEEITTRKG, from the coding sequence ATGGCTGAAGTTCTTGTCTATGTCGATCACCTCGATGGTGTGGTCCGTAAGCCCACTCTGGAGCTTCTGACGCTGGCGCGCCGGATCGGTGACCCGGTCGCTGTCGCGCTGGGCGCCGGCGCCGCCGACACCGCGGCCGCGCTCGCCGAGCACGGTGCGGTGAAGGTCCTGACCGCTGATGCTCCCGAGTTCGCGGACTACCTTGTTGTTCCGAAGGTGGATGCGCTGCAGGCCGCGTACGGGGCGGTCTCGCCTGTCGCGGTGCTGGTCCCGTCCTCTGCCGAGGGCAAGGAGATCGCCGCGCGTCTCGCGGTGCGTATCGGCTCCGGCATCATCACCGACGCCACCGACCTGGAGGCCGGCGAGGAGGGTCCGGTCGCCACGCAGTCGGCGTTCGCCGCCTCGTTCACGACCAAGTCCCGTGTCTCGCGGGGTACTCCGGTGATCACGGTCAAGCCGAACTCGGCACCGGTCGAGGCCTCCCCGGCCGCGGGCACCGTCGAGGCACTGCCGGTGTCCTTCGGTGAGAGCGCCACCGGCACCAAGGTTGTCTCGCGTACGGCGCGGGAGTCGACGGGGCGCCCGGAGCTGACCGAGGCCGCGATCGTGGTCTCCGGTGGGCGTGGGGTCAACGGTGCGGAGAACTTCCACATCATCGAGGCGCTCGCCGACTCGCTCGGTGCGGCTGTCGGTGCCTCGCGTGCCGCGGTCGACGCGGGCTGGTACCCGCACTCCAACCAGGTCGGGCAGACCGGTAAGAGTGTGTCCCCGCAGCTGTACATCGCCAACGGGATCTCCGGCGCGATCCAGCACCGCGCCGGTATGCAGACCTCGAAGACCATCGTGGCCGTGAACAAGGACGCCGAGGCCCCGATCTTCGACCTCGTCGACTACGGCATCGTCGGCGACCTCTTCCAGGTCGTCCCGCAGCTCACCGAAGAGATCACCACCCGAAAGGGCTGA
- a CDS encoding DUF6986 family protein, which yields MGQQEKVATSLAGAVSEDISASLVAVDEELASRYPGDPGTRQPVHTVYVPGDAFDAGTIRSWGDQALAALDTHAPDAASFAGVLGINEDLATAVHDRVRAKLEREPVEDLRIDFEDGYGPRPDAEEDEAAARAARLVSEAFANGTAAPYMGIRMKCMEAAVRDRGIRTTDIFLTGLMQAGGLPEGLVLTLPKVTYPEQVTAFVRLLEAFEKTHSLPAGRIGFEIQIETSQSILATDGTAAVARMIGAAEGRATGLHYGTFDYSACLGVSAAHQASDHPAADHAKAVMQVAAAGTGVRVSDGSTNVLPIGSTEHVHEAWRLHYGLTRRALARAYYQGWDMHPAHLPTRYAAVFAFYREGLEPAAARLAAYVAKAGGDVMDEPATAKALSGYLLRGLDCGALDGAEVTRLTGLTRADMEGFSGPRRADLTITAP from the coding sequence ATGGGTCAGCAGGAGAAGGTGGCAACGAGCCTCGCCGGCGCGGTCAGCGAGGACATCAGCGCTTCCCTGGTCGCGGTCGACGAGGAGCTGGCGAGCCGCTACCCGGGGGACCCGGGCACCCGCCAGCCCGTCCACACCGTGTACGTCCCCGGTGACGCATTCGACGCGGGCACCATCCGCTCCTGGGGCGACCAGGCGCTGGCCGCCCTCGACACACATGCCCCCGACGCCGCCTCCTTCGCCGGGGTCCTCGGCATCAACGAGGACCTGGCGACGGCCGTCCACGACAGGGTGCGGGCGAAGCTGGAGCGCGAGCCCGTCGAGGACCTGCGTATCGACTTCGAGGACGGCTACGGTCCCCGCCCCGACGCCGAGGAGGACGAGGCCGCGGCCCGCGCCGCCCGGCTGGTCTCCGAGGCCTTCGCGAACGGCACGGCCGCTCCGTACATGGGCATCAGGATGAAGTGCATGGAGGCGGCGGTCCGCGACCGCGGCATCCGCACCACCGATATCTTCCTCACCGGTCTGATGCAGGCGGGCGGGCTGCCCGAGGGGCTCGTCCTGACCCTTCCCAAGGTGACCTACCCCGAGCAGGTCACCGCCTTCGTTCGGCTCCTCGAAGCCTTCGAGAAGACACACAGCCTGCCGGCTGGCCGGATCGGCTTCGAGATCCAGATCGAGACCAGCCAGTCCATCCTCGCCACTGACGGCACCGCGGCCGTGGCCAGGATGATCGGCGCCGCTGAGGGCCGGGCCACCGGACTGCACTACGGCACCTTCGACTACAGCGCCTGCCTCGGCGTCAGCGCCGCCCACCAGGCCAGCGACCATCCGGCGGCCGACCACGCGAAGGCCGTCATGCAGGTGGCGGCTGCGGGCACCGGCGTACGCGTTTCGGACGGCTCGACGAACGTCCTGCCGATCGGTTCGACCGAGCACGTGCACGAGGCCTGGCGGCTCCACTACGGCCTGACACGCCGTGCGCTGGCCCGCGCCTACTACCAGGGCTGGGACATGCACCCGGCGCACCTGCCGACCCGCTACGCTGCCGTCTTCGCCTTCTACCGGGAGGGCCTTGAACCGGCCGCCGCCCGCCTCGCCGCGTACGTGGCCAAGGCCGGCGGTGACGTCATGGACGAGCCGGCGACCGCCAAGGCCCTCAGCGGATATCTGCTGCGTGGCCTCGACTGCGGCGCACTCGACGGCGCCGAGGTCACCCGGCTCACCGGTCTGACCCGCGCCGACATGGAGGGCTTCTCGGGACCGCGGCGTGCGGACCTGACCATCACCGCCCCCTGA
- a CDS encoding LacI family DNA-binding transcriptional regulator produces the protein MDRTASHSEPRYGNRPTMKDVAARAGVGLKTVSRVVNGEAGVTPDTERRVQEAIEALGFRRNDSARVLRKGRTASIGLVLEDLADPFYGPLNRAVEEVARAHGALLINGSSAEDPEREQELVLALCARRVDGLIVIPAGDDHRYLEPEIAAGVATVFVDRPAGKIDADMVFSDNFGGARDGVAHLIAGGHRRIGFVGDQPRIHTATERLRGYHAAMADGGLQVNDAWVSLGVTEAERVRTAVETLLDGDSPVTAIFAGNNRVTVTAVRVLAEREQQVALVGFDDIELADLLGITVIAQDSAALGRTAAETLFRRLDGADDAPAQKVLPTRLIARGSGEIPPA, from the coding sequence GTGGACCGGACCGCCAGCCACTCCGAGCCCCGCTACGGCAACCGGCCGACGATGAAGGACGTCGCCGCGCGTGCCGGAGTCGGCCTCAAGACAGTGTCGCGGGTGGTGAACGGCGAGGCGGGCGTCACGCCCGACACCGAGCGCCGGGTGCAGGAGGCCATCGAGGCCCTCGGGTTCCGCCGTAACGACAGCGCGCGTGTGCTGCGCAAGGGCCGCACCGCGAGCATCGGGCTGGTCCTGGAGGACCTCGCCGACCCCTTCTACGGTCCGTTGAACCGAGCCGTGGAGGAGGTGGCCCGCGCCCACGGCGCGCTGCTCATCAACGGTTCCAGCGCCGAGGACCCCGAGCGGGAACAGGAGCTGGTCCTCGCGCTCTGCGCCCGCCGGGTGGACGGGCTGATCGTGATCCCGGCCGGGGACGACCACCGTTATCTGGAGCCGGAGATCGCCGCCGGGGTCGCCACCGTCTTCGTGGACCGTCCCGCCGGGAAGATCGACGCGGACATGGTGTTCTCGGACAACTTCGGCGGCGCCCGCGACGGCGTCGCCCATCTGATCGCGGGGGGCCACCGCAGGATCGGCTTCGTCGGTGACCAGCCGCGCATCCACACGGCCACCGAGCGGCTGCGCGGCTACCACGCGGCGATGGCGGACGGCGGTCTCCAGGTGAACGACGCCTGGGTCTCGCTCGGTGTCACGGAGGCCGAACGGGTGCGTACCGCGGTGGAGACGCTGCTGGACGGGGACTCCCCGGTCACCGCGATCTTCGCGGGCAACAACCGGGTGACGGTGACCGCGGTGCGCGTCCTGGCCGAGCGGGAGCAGCAGGTGGCCCTGGTCGGGTTCGACGACATCGAGCTGGCCGATCTGCTGGGGATCACGGTGATCGCGCAGGACTCGGCTGCCCTGGGGCGTACGGCGGCGGAGACGCTCTTCCGCAGGCTGGACGGCGCGGACGACGCACCCGCGCAGAAGGTGCTGCCGACCCGGCTCATCGCGCGCGGCTCGGGCGAGATCCCGCCCGCGTAG
- a CDS encoding ROK family protein, which produces MHNHLVAALDIGGTKIAGALVDGGGRILVRAQAPTPAKEDGDTVMGAVKEVLDGLAADPRWERATAVGIGSAGPVDASAGTVSPVNVPGWRDYPLVDRVRGAVGGLPVTLVGDGVAMTAAEHWQGAARGYDNALCMVVSTGVGGGLVLGGILRPGPSGNAGHIGHISVDLDGDACPCGSRGCVERIASGPNIARRALAGGWRPGPDGDVTAAAVAASARAGDSTAVASFERAAQALAAGIAATATLVEIDIAVIGGGVAGAGDVLFVPLRRALRDYATLSFVQQLKVAPALMGNDAGLVGAAAAASLGEPDGAAAGVSS; this is translated from the coding sequence ATGCACAACCACCTCGTAGCCGCGCTGGACATCGGCGGCACAAAGATCGCCGGCGCGCTGGTGGACGGCGGGGGGCGGATTCTCGTACGCGCGCAGGCACCGACGCCCGCCAAGGAGGACGGCGACACGGTGATGGGCGCCGTCAAGGAGGTGCTCGACGGGCTGGCGGCCGATCCCCGGTGGGAGCGCGCGACCGCTGTCGGGATCGGCAGCGCCGGGCCCGTGGACGCGTCGGCAGGCACCGTCAGCCCGGTCAACGTGCCCGGCTGGCGCGACTACCCGCTGGTCGACCGGGTCCGCGGTGCGGTGGGCGGTCTGCCCGTCACGCTCGTCGGTGACGGTGTCGCGATGACCGCGGCCGAACACTGGCAGGGCGCGGCCCGCGGGTACGACAACGCGCTGTGCATGGTCGTCTCCACGGGCGTCGGCGGCGGACTGGTTCTGGGCGGTATCCTGCGGCCGGGCCCCAGCGGCAACGCCGGGCACATCGGCCACATCAGTGTCGATCTGGACGGGGACGCCTGCCCGTGCGGTTCACGCGGCTGCGTCGAGCGCATCGCCAGCGGCCCGAACATCGCCCGCCGGGCGCTGGCGGGCGGCTGGCGCCCCGGGCCGGACGGCGACGTCACAGCCGCAGCGGTGGCCGCCTCTGCGCGGGCGGGCGACAGCACAGCCGTCGCGTCGTTCGAGCGCGCGGCCCAGGCGCTCGCCGCCGGGATCGCCGCCACCGCGACCCTGGTCGAGATCGACATCGCGGTGATCGGCGGGGGAGTGGCGGGTGCGGGCGATGTCCTCTTCGTGCCGCTGCGCCGCGCGCTGCGGGACTACGCCACGCTCTCCTTCGTGCAGCAGCTGAAGGTGGCTCCCGCTCTCATGGGCAATGACGCGGGTCTGGTCGGGGCGGCGGCTGCCGCCTCGCTCGGCGAACCGGACGGGGCGGCAGCAGGCGTCAGCAGCTGA
- a CDS encoding NPCBM/NEW2 domain-containing protein, with protein sequence MRHLPPIHSRPIRRRILGALVTALLCAGGLAAPAAADSAPDTVTPKADNGLALTPPMGFNNWNSTHCRADFNEAMVEGIADIFVDKGLKAAGYQYVNLDDCWALPQRNADGKLVPDPVRFPNGIKAVADYVHAKGLKLGIYTSAGTRTCDTTGLPGALGHEVSDARQFADWGVDYLKYDNCNNQGVDAVQRYTAMRDALAATGRPIVYSICEWGSNKPWEWAGDIGNLWRTTGDISDNWSSMLSIIKQNLPLAAAAGPGHWNDPDMLEVGNGGMTATEYRTHFSMWSVMAAPLLIGTDLRKASDETYGIVTNKEVIAVDQDPLGKQGTVLSSDGGRWVVAKEMRDGSRAVALFNESDSPQRISTTAAAAGLPKAAAYTERDLWQHRTYSTAGTLSATVPAHGTVLLRVASDREWAKYPPAVDTGISGPLLAEAGKVIGVTTTVTDLGSLPALRVSASLTGPAGWTVKAVSGASAPAVPAGESLRTSWQLTAPPGTPAGAYGLELTSAYHSPGGEHVSSGQSVPVHVVVAPPPGSPYLSDLPAVSSANGWGPVEKDTSNGEQQPGDGKPITIGGTVYAKGLGVHAPSAVEYYTGGACSRVSAQVGVDDEKGAEGTVTFEIWADGRKAASTGVLTNAMPAQPLSADVSGARTVRLVVTDGGDGNDSDHADWAGARLSC encoded by the coding sequence ATGCGTCACCTTCCCCCCATTCACTCCCGTCCCATACGTCGAAGAATCCTCGGAGCACTGGTCACCGCGCTGCTCTGCGCCGGCGGACTCGCCGCACCCGCCGCGGCGGACAGCGCGCCGGACACTGTGACGCCGAAGGCCGACAACGGCCTGGCGCTCACACCTCCGATGGGTTTCAACAACTGGAACTCCACGCACTGCCGCGCGGACTTCAACGAGGCGATGGTCGAGGGCATCGCCGACATCTTCGTGGACAAGGGCCTCAAGGCCGCCGGATACCAGTATGTGAACCTCGACGACTGCTGGGCGCTCCCCCAGCGGAACGCCGACGGGAAACTGGTGCCCGATCCGGTGCGCTTCCCCAACGGCATCAAGGCGGTTGCCGACTACGTCCACGCCAAGGGGCTCAAGCTCGGCATCTACACGAGCGCGGGCACCAGGACGTGCGACACCACCGGGCTGCCCGGAGCGCTGGGCCACGAGGTCAGCGACGCCCGGCAGTTCGCCGACTGGGGCGTCGACTACCTCAAGTACGACAACTGCAACAACCAGGGCGTGGACGCCGTACAGCGCTACACGGCCATGCGGGACGCACTCGCCGCCACCGGCCGCCCGATCGTCTACAGCATCTGCGAATGGGGCTCCAACAAACCCTGGGAGTGGGCCGGTGACATCGGGAACCTCTGGCGTACGACCGGTGACATCAGCGACAACTGGTCCTCGATGCTGTCGATCATCAAGCAGAACCTCCCACTCGCCGCGGCCGCCGGGCCCGGGCACTGGAACGACCCGGACATGCTGGAGGTCGGCAACGGCGGGATGACCGCCACCGAGTACCGCACGCACTTCTCGATGTGGTCGGTCATGGCGGCGCCGCTGCTGATCGGCACGGATCTGCGCAAGGCGTCCGACGAGACCTACGGCATCGTGACCAACAAGGAGGTCATCGCCGTCGACCAGGACCCGCTCGGCAAGCAGGGCACCGTGCTCTCGTCCGATGGCGGGCGCTGGGTGGTCGCCAAGGAGATGAGGGACGGCAGCCGCGCCGTGGCGCTCTTCAACGAGTCGGACAGCCCGCAGCGCATCTCCACGACGGCGGCCGCGGCCGGTCTGCCGAAGGCCGCCGCGTACACCGAACGGGACCTGTGGCAGCACCGGACGTACAGCACCGCGGGGACCCTCTCGGCCACCGTGCCCGCGCACGGCACGGTGCTGCTGCGCGTCGCCTCCGACCGCGAGTGGGCCAAGTACCCGCCGGCCGTCGACACCGGCATCAGCGGCCCGCTGCTGGCCGAAGCCGGCAAGGTCATCGGGGTGACCACAACGGTCACCGATCTGGGCAGCCTCCCGGCGCTCCGGGTGAGCGCCTCGCTGACCGGGCCGGCCGGCTGGACCGTGAAGGCCGTCTCCGGGGCTTCAGCGCCCGCCGTGCCGGCCGGGGAGTCGCTGCGCACCTCCTGGCAGCTCACCGCTCCCCCGGGGACGCCTGCGGGCGCGTACGGCCTGGAGCTGACTTCGGCTTACCACTCACCGGGCGGTGAACACGTCAGCTCGGGGCAGTCCGTCCCGGTCCACGTCGTCGTGGCCCCGCCGCCGGGGAGCCCGTACCTCAGCGATCTGCCGGCGGTTTCGTCCGCCAACGGCTGGGGCCCGGTGGAGAAGGACACCAGCAACGGCGAGCAACAACCGGGCGACGGAAAGCCGATCACCATCGGCGGGACCGTGTACGCCAAGGGGCTCGGGGTGCACGCGCCGAGCGCCGTCGAGTACTACACGGGCGGTGCCTGCTCCAGGGTGAGCGCCCAGGTGGGGGTCGACGACGAGAAGGGCGCCGAGGGAACGGTCACCTTCGAGATCTGGGCCGACGGCAGGAAGGCCGCGTCGACCGGCGTCCTGACCAACGCCATGCCGGCGCAGCCGCTCTCGGCCGATGTGAGCGGCGCGCGGACGGTACGTCTGGTGGTCACCGACGGCGGGGACGGGAACGACTCGGACCATGCCGACTGGGCCGGAGCACGGCTCAGCTGCTGA
- a CDS encoding ABC transporter substrate-binding protein: protein MSRRNLLRGAAVGAGAVALPALLTACSSGPGGDPKNIKLGSNSSDAVPKKAFADAFAAYEKQSGGRKIKVNTVDHNSFQENINRYLQSDPDEVFMWFAGNRMQYFAKKGLLYDISDLWQDYKGFTPALKAQSTGADGKQYFTPYYYYPWAVFHRKSVFAKHGYQAPKTLDEYIALAKQMKKDKLVPIGSCDKDGWPAMGTFDYINMRTNGYDFHKSLMAGEEAWTDKRVKDVFDTWRRLLPYCQPSANGRTWQETGQSLQKREIGMVVLGMPHPGQQFPAAERSDIDFFPFPEINPEHGQDAVEAPIDGFLLAKKSKELKNKKSMESAKDLLKWLATPRAEDIYLAGDPNNIAVNSGADLSKYTALQKKSAQLIAGAKQISQFMDRDTRPDFASTVMIPAIQKFLSTPNDVDGLCNDIERQKKTIFASE, encoded by the coding sequence ATGTCCCGTCGGAATCTTCTGCGTGGCGCGGCAGTCGGTGCCGGCGCTGTGGCGCTGCCTGCGCTCCTGACCGCATGCAGCAGCGGCCCCGGAGGTGACCCCAAGAACATCAAACTGGGGTCGAACTCCTCGGACGCGGTACCGAAGAAAGCTTTCGCGGACGCGTTCGCCGCATATGAGAAGCAGTCCGGGGGGCGGAAGATCAAGGTCAACACCGTTGACCACAACAGCTTCCAGGAGAACATCAACCGCTATCTGCAGAGCGACCCGGACGAGGTCTTCATGTGGTTCGCGGGAAACCGAATGCAGTACTTCGCCAAGAAGGGCCTGCTGTACGACATCAGCGACCTCTGGCAGGACTACAAGGGCTTCACTCCCGCGCTCAAGGCCCAGTCGACGGGGGCGGACGGAAAGCAGTACTTCACGCCTTACTATTACTACCCTTGGGCGGTCTTCCACCGGAAGAGCGTCTTCGCCAAGCACGGCTACCAGGCCCCGAAAACGCTCGACGAGTACATCGCACTCGCCAAGCAGATGAAGAAGGACAAGCTCGTCCCCATCGGCTCCTGCGACAAGGACGGGTGGCCCGCGATGGGCACCTTCGACTACATCAACATGCGTACCAACGGTTACGACTTCCACAAGTCCCTGATGGCGGGCGAGGAGGCGTGGACCGACAAGCGGGTCAAGGACGTCTTCGACACCTGGCGGCGCCTCCTCCCGTACTGCCAGCCGAGCGCCAACGGCCGTACCTGGCAGGAGACCGGACAGAGCCTCCAGAAGCGCGAGATCGGCATGGTGGTCCTCGGGATGCCCCACCCGGGCCAGCAGTTCCCCGCAGCCGAGCGGTCCGACATCGACTTCTTCCCCTTCCCCGAGATCAACCCAGAGCATGGCCAGGACGCCGTCGAGGCGCCCATCGACGGGTTCCTGCTGGCGAAGAAGTCCAAGGAACTCAAGAACAAGAAGTCCATGGAGAGCGCCAAGGACCTGCTCAAGTGGCTGGCCACGCCCAGGGCCGAGGACATCTATCTGGCAGGTGATCCCAACAACATCGCCGTCAACAGCGGGGCCGACCTGTCGAAGTACACCGCGCTGCAGAAGAAGTCCGCCCAGCTGATCGCCGGGGCGAAGCAGATCTCGCAGTTCATGGACCGTGACACCCGGCCGGACTTCGCGTCGACGGTGATGATCCCGGCCATCCAGAAGTTCCTCTCCACCCCGAACGATGTCGACGGACTGTGCAACGACATCGAGCGGCAGAAGAAGACCATCTTCGCTTCCGAGTGA
- a CDS encoding carbohydrate ABC transporter permease, which produces MALNTARRSARRGRRRFTRRDLVVLGLLLGIPVLLDIAIVWGPTLASVVLSFTSWDGVGAIKWVGTQNYANLFTNYPPFWPAVRHNLLWLGFLGLVSVPFGLLLAVLIDRGVRFSRFYQSTLYMPVVLSLAVVGFIAQLVFSRDQGVLNALIGNTKNPTDWLGDPKLNIWMILLAAAWRHTGYVMILYLAGLKAVDPSLKEAAAIDGASEAQTFFRVVFPTLRPVNVIVGVITVIESLRAFDIVYAVNHGRNGLEVLSVLVTDNIIGEASRIGFGSAIAVVLLAVSMGFVVTYLVQEIRGEKSR; this is translated from the coding sequence GTGGCGCTCAACACCGCGCGGCGCTCCGCACGACGAGGCCGCCGCCGCTTCACGCGGCGCGACCTCGTCGTTCTCGGGCTGCTGCTGGGCATACCCGTCCTGCTCGACATCGCCATCGTGTGGGGACCGACCCTCGCTTCCGTCGTGCTCTCCTTCACCAGCTGGGACGGCGTCGGAGCCATCAAGTGGGTGGGCACGCAGAACTACGCGAACCTCTTCACCAACTACCCGCCCTTCTGGCCCGCGGTCCGGCACAACCTGCTGTGGCTCGGTTTTCTCGGCCTCGTCTCGGTGCCGTTCGGGCTGCTGCTCGCGGTACTGATCGACCGGGGCGTGCGCTTCAGCCGCTTCTACCAGTCGACGCTCTACATGCCGGTGGTGCTCTCGCTCGCCGTCGTCGGCTTCATCGCCCAGCTGGTCTTCTCCCGCGACCAGGGTGTGCTCAACGCCCTCATCGGCAACACCAAGAACCCCACCGACTGGCTCGGCGACCCGAAGCTCAACATCTGGATGATCCTGCTCGCCGCCGCCTGGCGGCACACCGGATACGTGATGATCCTCTATCTGGCCGGGCTGAAGGCCGTGGACCCCTCGCTCAAGGAGGCGGCGGCCATCGACGGCGCGAGCGAGGCGCAGACCTTCTTCCGGGTCGTCTTCCCGACCCTGCGGCCGGTCAACGTCATCGTCGGTGTCATCACCGTCATCGAGTCCCTGCGTGCCTTCGACATCGTCTACGCGGTCAACCACGGCCGCAACGGCCTGGAAGTGCTCTCGGTGCTCGTCACCGACAACATCATCGGCGAGGCGAGCAGGATCGGCTTCGGCTCGGCCATCGCCGTGGTGCTGCTGGCGGTCTCCATGGGCTTCGTCGTGACGTATCTGGTGCAGGAGATCCGAGGAGAGAAGTCCCGATGA
- a CDS encoding carbohydrate ABC transporter permease encodes MTVDTAPPPTAVPASAPAVRRKGPRPGRIGVHVFLMGVSIAFLAPLLLAVYASFRPYEETSRYGYFSLPRHLSFHYYKEAFSDSGMTKYFVNTLIIAVPGVIVTLFLASFVAFAVSRLRMRGGIVLLMLFTAGNLLPQQVIVTPLYVVFNRIPLPYWMSDSMTMFDSYWAVILVQIGFQIGFCVFVLANFMRTLPQEILEAAIVDGAGVWTQFWRITLPLCRPAIAALCTLEFTWMYNDFLWALVFMSDGDKLPITSALNNLRGEFFTDYNLLAAGSVIVALPTLVVFLLLQRHFIAGLTLGSTK; translated from the coding sequence ATGACCGTCGACACCGCGCCGCCGCCCACCGCGGTCCCGGCGTCCGCGCCCGCCGTCCGCCGAAAAGGGCCGCGGCCCGGCCGTATCGGCGTGCACGTCTTCCTGATGGGCGTCTCGATCGCCTTCCTCGCGCCCCTGCTTCTCGCGGTCTACGCCTCGTTCAGGCCGTACGAGGAGACCTCCAGGTACGGTTACTTCTCCCTGCCGCGGCATCTGTCCTTCCACTACTACAAAGAGGCGTTCAGCGACTCGGGGATGACGAAATACTTCGTCAACACCCTGATCATCGCCGTGCCCGGGGTCATCGTCACGCTCTTCCTCGCGTCGTTCGTGGCCTTCGCCGTGTCCCGGCTGAGGATGCGCGGCGGCATCGTCCTGCTGATGCTGTTCACCGCGGGCAACCTGCTGCCGCAGCAGGTCATCGTCACCCCGCTGTACGTCGTGTTCAACCGCATCCCGCTGCCCTACTGGATGTCCGACTCGATGACCATGTTCGACTCGTACTGGGCGGTCATCCTGGTCCAGATCGGCTTCCAGATCGGCTTCTGCGTCTTCGTCCTCGCGAACTTCATGCGGACGCTGCCGCAGGAGATCCTGGAGGCGGCGATCGTCGACGGCGCGGGGGTGTGGACCCAGTTCTGGCGGATCACCCTGCCGCTGTGCCGCCCCGCCATCGCGGCGCTGTGCACCCTCGAGTTCACCTGGATGTACAACGACTTCCTGTGGGCACTGGTCTTCATGTCCGACGGGGACAAGCTGCCGATCACCTCGGCACTGAACAACCTGCGGGGAGAATTCTTCACGGACTACAACCTGCTCGCCGCGGGTTCGGTGATCGTGGCCCTGCCGACGCTTGTGGTGTTCCTGCTTCTGCAGCGGCACTTCATCGCCGGGCTGACTCTCGGATCCACCAAGTGA